One Gemmatimonadaceae bacterium DNA segment encodes these proteins:
- the sucD gene encoding succinate--CoA ligase subunit alpha, whose product MSIFIDNDTTLLVQGITGRDGSFHAKQMMEYGTKVVAGVTPGKGGQQFEGTVPIFNTVAQAVAATGANTSVIYVPPPFAADAMMEAAAAGVKLIVCITEGVPVLDMTKVYPFVKEMGARLLGPNCPGLITPGASKVGIIPGRICTPGPVGVVSRSGTLTYEIVNLLTRAGIGQSTCVGIGGDPINGTNFIDALAAFEADPQTKVVAMMGEIGGTDEQEAAEFVRTKMTKPVVGFIAGQTAPPGRRMGHAGAIISGSAGTAAEKLEAFEKAGMGIARRPMDFVELVRARL is encoded by the coding sequence GTGAGCATCTTCATCGACAACGACACCACGCTGCTGGTGCAGGGCATCACGGGCCGCGACGGCTCGTTCCATGCGAAGCAGATGATGGAGTACGGCACGAAGGTCGTGGCCGGCGTCACGCCCGGGAAGGGTGGCCAGCAGTTCGAGGGCACGGTGCCGATCTTCAACACCGTCGCCCAGGCCGTCGCCGCCACCGGTGCGAACACGTCGGTGATCTACGTGCCGCCGCCGTTCGCCGCCGATGCGATGATGGAGGCAGCGGCCGCCGGCGTGAAGCTGATCGTCTGCATCACCGAGGGCGTGCCGGTGCTCGACATGACGAAGGTGTATCCCTTCGTGAAGGAGATGGGGGCCCGCCTGCTCGGGCCGAACTGCCCGGGGCTCATCACGCCCGGCGCGTCCAAGGTGGGCATCATCCCGGGGCGCATCTGCACCCCCGGCCCGGTGGGTGTCGTGAGCCGTTCGGGTACGCTCACCTACGAGATCGTGAACCTGCTCACCCGGGCCGGCATCGGGCAGAGCACCTGCGTCGGCATCGGCGGTGACCCGATCAACGGCACCAACTTCATCGACGCGCTGGCGGCCTTCGAGGCCGACCCGCAGACCAAGGTGGTGGCGATGATGGGCGAGATCGGCGGCACCGACGAGCAGGAAGCGGCGGAGTTCGTCCGCACGAAGATGACCAAGCCGGTCGTCGGCTTCATCGCCGGCCAGACGGCACCGCCGGGACGCCGCATGGGCCACGCCGGCGCCATCATCTCGGGCTCGGCCGGCACCGCCGCCGAGAAGCTGGAAGCGTTCGAGAAGGCCGGCATGGGCATCGCCCGGCGCCCGATGGACTTCGTCGAGCTGGTCCGGGCGCGGCTCTAG
- the sucC gene encoding ADP-forming succinate--CoA ligase subunit beta, whose amino-acid sequence MNLHEYQAKEILRRHGVPIPDGDIATTPDAAEALAVRYGVPVMVKAQVHVGGRGKAGGVKYCPTPAAAREKATAILGMDIKGLTVEKVLVTIAEDIGSEAYVGIIVDRATKKPVLMVSAAGGIDIEEVAATTPEKIKYHPVDPRYGLRTYEAMEMGFFLYDDVKQARAAARIMQQLYAAFIESGCSLAEINPLVVTPAGKVVAVDGKMVIDDNELERLPAIEALRDESSEDPAEVDARKANLTFIKLDGNVGCVVNGAGLAMATMDLVKYYGGDPANFLDIGGSSNPEKVVNALRIITADKNVKAILFNIFGGITRTDDVANGIVTATKANPLTVPIVIRLTGTNEELAMQILTENGFTASSDMDEAVQKAVALATGAAT is encoded by the coding sequence GTGAACCTTCATGAATACCAGGCCAAGGAGATCCTGCGGCGCCACGGCGTCCCGATCCCCGATGGCGACATCGCAACCACGCCCGACGCCGCCGAGGCGCTGGCCGTCCGGTATGGCGTGCCGGTGATGGTCAAGGCGCAGGTCCACGTGGGCGGCCGCGGCAAGGCCGGCGGCGTGAAGTACTGCCCGACGCCGGCCGCGGCGCGCGAGAAGGCGACCGCGATCCTCGGCATGGACATCAAGGGCCTGACCGTCGAGAAGGTGCTGGTCACGATCGCCGAGGACATCGGCAGCGAGGCGTATGTCGGCATCATCGTCGATCGCGCCACGAAGAAGCCGGTGTTAATGGTCAGCGCGGCCGGCGGCATCGACATCGAGGAAGTCGCCGCCACCACGCCGGAGAAGATCAAGTACCATCCCGTCGACCCGCGCTACGGGCTGCGGACGTACGAGGCGATGGAGATGGGCTTCTTCCTCTACGACGACGTGAAGCAGGCGCGCGCCGCCGCGAGGATCATGCAGCAGCTCTACGCCGCATTCATCGAGAGCGGCTGCTCGCTGGCCGAGATCAACCCGCTGGTCGTCACGCCGGCCGGCAAGGTCGTGGCGGTGGACGGCAAGATGGTGATCGACGACAATGAGCTCGAGCGCCTGCCGGCGATCGAGGCACTGCGCGACGAGAGCAGCGAGGACCCGGCGGAGGTCGATGCCCGCAAGGCGAACCTCACCTTCATCAAGCTCGACGGCAACGTCGGCTGCGTGGTCAACGGCGCCGGCCTGGCGATGGCGACGATGGACCTGGTGAAGTACTACGGCGGTGACCCGGCGAACTTCCTCGACATCGGCGGCTCGTCGAACCCGGAGAAGGTCGTCAACGCGCTGCGCATCATCACGGCCGACAAGAACGTGAAGGCGATCCTGTTCAACATCTTCGGCGGCATCACGCGCACCGACGACGTCGCGAACGGCATCGTGACCGCCACGAAGGCCAACCCGCTCACCGTCCCGATCGTGATCCGCCTGACAGGCACCAACGAAGAGCTCGCGATGCAGATCCTGACCGAGAACGGCTTCACCGCATCGTCCGACATGGACGAGGCGGTGCAGAAGGCCGTGGCCCTGGCAACGGGAGCCGCCACGTGA
- a CDS encoding UPF0182 family protein → MIRRRGLLTLVVGVVVVLAAGRAWGALIGDHAWFDALGFGDVWWWRTNVSLVLKCTAGTVAALVMRAHLEAVRRSFVSLVVPGSVGNLQVNGAVPERTISLTLWACAVAVGVLLTVPVDDWVPLATVLDAHPFGESDPYFQYDLAFWTAWLPLELQAYTWALVSHAVMAMLTIVGYVLTRGIATDGRAVRITRHARRHVTVLGAMLLCLIAWSYRLDGFDRLVNGGGSGTFGFADHRIGLPGGIVMQVVSLAAAAVVTWSAWSAQPRSAIAAVTTVLLMALLLRQGLPLLADSVAGDVDSTTREQRYLETHASYTRRAYESDRVLPADPGDTASLAATPLWDRATVPHATPGQVASLVGWDASAGVPGAYVFDAQRTPGLLPTWHALPVAITSETPFRNVNTRGGVALPPIAVSDSGRGYAIVSDPSHRIAAPSIAATSARLAHAWNQQNLRLLFATVPQPSPVLVTERDVRARLALVAPTLRTGAQVAAVVVADSLLWVAELYAVSATYPLSEHLPFADGAMEVTAAQHAATALVNAHTGRILLVTERNPPALARRPLHRLARHLTMLDRLPDAVRRALPPRADALALEGAVAARFGTRTLRDDAPATRNGGITGYLLVRGAVSDSAVAEDAQVPVWLPMRKAWAHTAAAIDVRGIVRGVLIAPGGGDRRTRWLPSDDAAPYEGVERAARDVSDSLRQPGSLAGAHRGTTRVLPGADAPRFLTPYLTFRDGRPTHLAAVLVTDGIRRGTGVTAPEAALAWREGARAAQPGSAAAALYRQMRTALQRGSWTDFGASFEALGRALGVPPPDSVPR, encoded by the coding sequence ATGATCCGCCGCCGCGGGCTGCTGACGCTGGTCGTCGGCGTGGTGGTCGTGCTCGCGGCGGGCAGGGCATGGGGAGCGCTCATCGGCGACCATGCCTGGTTCGATGCCCTCGGGTTCGGGGATGTCTGGTGGTGGCGCACGAACGTCTCGCTGGTGCTCAAGTGCACCGCCGGCACGGTGGCGGCGCTGGTCATGCGGGCGCACCTGGAGGCGGTGCGGCGCTCCTTCGTGAGCCTGGTGGTGCCGGGCAGCGTCGGCAACCTCCAGGTCAACGGCGCCGTCCCTGAACGCACGATCTCGCTCACCCTCTGGGCCTGCGCCGTCGCCGTGGGCGTGCTCCTGACGGTGCCGGTCGACGACTGGGTGCCGCTCGCGACGGTCCTCGATGCCCACCCGTTCGGCGAGTCCGATCCGTACTTCCAGTACGACCTCGCCTTCTGGACGGCATGGCTCCCGCTCGAGCTGCAGGCGTACACGTGGGCGCTCGTCTCCCACGCGGTGATGGCCATGCTCACGATCGTCGGCTACGTGCTCACGCGCGGCATCGCCACCGACGGCCGTGCCGTCCGCATCACGCGCCACGCACGACGCCACGTCACCGTGCTCGGCGCCATGCTGCTCTGCCTCATCGCCTGGAGCTATCGCCTCGACGGGTTCGACCGGCTCGTCAACGGCGGCGGCAGCGGGACGTTCGGCTTCGCCGACCACCGCATCGGACTGCCCGGCGGCATCGTGATGCAGGTGGTGTCGCTCGCCGCCGCCGCCGTCGTCACGTGGAGCGCGTGGTCGGCCCAGCCACGCTCTGCGATCGCGGCGGTGACCACGGTGCTCCTCATGGCGCTGCTCCTGCGCCAGGGGCTGCCGCTGCTCGCCGACAGCGTGGCCGGTGACGTCGACAGCACCACGCGCGAGCAGCGCTACCTGGAGACCCACGCCAGCTACACGCGCCGCGCCTACGAGTCCGATCGCGTGCTGCCCGCCGACCCCGGCGACACCGCCTCGCTCGCCGCCACGCCGCTGTGGGACCGCGCGACGGTGCCGCACGCCACGCCGGGGCAGGTGGCATCGCTCGTGGGCTGGGATGCCTCCGCCGGTGTGCCGGGCGCCTACGTGTTCGATGCGCAGCGCACGCCGGGGTTGCTCCCCACCTGGCACGCGCTGCCGGTGGCCATCACCAGCGAGACCCCGTTCCGGAACGTCAACACCCGCGGCGGCGTGGCGCTGCCCCCGATCGCGGTCAGCGACTCGGGCCGTGGCTATGCGATCGTGAGCGACCCGTCGCACCGCATTGCCGCACCGTCCATCGCGGCCACCTCCGCCCGGCTCGCGCACGCCTGGAACCAGCAGAACCTGCGCCTCCTGTTCGCCACGGTGCCGCAACCGTCGCCGGTGCTGGTGACGGAACGCGATGTGCGTGCGCGGCTCGCGCTCGTCGCGCCGACGCTGCGCACCGGCGCGCAGGTCGCGGCCGTCGTCGTGGCTGACTCCCTGCTGTGGGTGGCGGAACTGTACGCGGTGAGCGCGACCTACCCGCTCTCGGAGCACCTGCCGTTCGCGGACGGCGCGATGGAGGTCACGGCCGCCCAGCATGCAGCGACGGCGCTCGTGAATGCGCACACGGGTCGCATCCTGCTGGTCACGGAACGGAACCCGCCGGCGCTGGCCAGGCGTCCGCTGCACCGCCTCGCCCGGCACCTGACCATGCTGGACCGCCTGCCCGACGCCGTGCGCCGCGCGCTGCCGCCCCGCGCCGACGCCCTCGCCCTCGAGGGTGCGGTCGCGGCGCGCTTCGGCACGCGGACCCTGCGGGACGACGCGCCGGCAACGCGGAACGGGGGAATCACGGGGTACCTGCTCGTGCGCGGCGCGGTCTCCGACAGCGCCGTCGCGGAAGACGCGCAGGTGCCGGTCTGGCTGCCGATGCGGAAGGCCTGGGCGCACACTGCCGCGGCGATCGACGTGCGCGGCATCGTGCGCGGGGTGCTGATCGCGCCGGGCGGCGGCGACCGCCGCACGCGCTGGCTGCCGAGCGACGACGCCGCACCATACGAGGGGGTCGAGCGTGCGGCCCGCGACGTCTCCGACTCGCTGCGCCAGCCCGGCAGCCTGGCTGGCGCGCATCGCGGGACCACCCGGGTGCTGCCCGGTGCCGACGCCCCCCGGTTCCTCACCCCGTACCTCACCTTCCGCGACGGCCGGCCGACACACCTCGCCGCCGTCCTCGTGACGGATGGCATCCGCCGGGGGACGGGGGTGACGGCGCCGGAGGCGGCGCTCGCCTGGCGCGAGGGTGCGCGCGCCGCGCAGCCTGGCTCCGCCGCGGCCGCATTGTACCGGCAGATGCGGACGGCGCTGCAACGCGGCAGCTGGACGGATTTCGGGGCCTCGTTCGAGGCCCTCGGGCGCGCCCTCGGCGTGCCGCCCCCGGACTCCGTGCCGCGATGA
- a CDS encoding phosphomannomutase/phosphoglucomutase, producing MTIAAGIFRQYDIRGVVGDDLTVEAAEGIGQAYAALLDERGLAGPVAVGRDNRPSGAALRDALVRGLTTRGRDVIDIGVGPTPLLYWSLHHLTVAGGIQITGSHNPPEFNGFKICVGTGSLHGSGIQRLRDLLEAPAATQTGSVSHADLNADYAEDILARTGPLPRRLKVVLDAGNGAGGPLTEAIFSRMNIEATYLFTESDGTFPNHHPDPTVEENLVDLIEAVRRTGADIGIAFDGDADRIGIVDGDGTIIWGDYLLLLYARDVFARTGAGQAIIFDVKCSQALPDAITKAGGTPVMWKTGHSLIKDKMKELHAPIAGEMSGHMFFTEGFYGHDDALYAAARILRIVASSPGSVRDLLADVPSYFSTPELRVDCPDDKKFALVQAASAHFRQSREVIDVDGARVLFGDGWGLIRASNTQPIVVLRFEALTAGRRDAIRAEFNAWLRSQGVEA from the coding sequence ATGACCATCGCTGCAGGCATCTTCCGGCAGTATGACATTCGCGGTGTCGTCGGTGACGACCTGACCGTGGAGGCCGCCGAGGGCATCGGCCAGGCCTATGCCGCGCTCCTCGACGAGCGCGGCCTCGCCGGTCCCGTCGCCGTCGGCCGCGACAACCGGCCCAGCGGCGCCGCCTTGCGCGACGCGCTCGTGCGCGGGCTCACCACGCGCGGCCGCGACGTGATCGACATCGGCGTCGGGCCGACCCCGCTGCTCTACTGGTCGCTGCACCACCTCACGGTGGCCGGCGGCATCCAGATCACCGGGTCGCACAACCCGCCGGAGTTCAACGGCTTCAAGATCTGCGTCGGCACCGGCTCGCTGCACGGCAGCGGGATCCAGCGCCTGCGGGACCTGCTCGAGGCCCCGGCGGCCACGCAGACGGGCAGCGTGTCGCACGCGGACCTCAACGCCGACTACGCCGAGGACATTCTCGCGCGCACCGGGCCGCTCCCGCGCCGCCTCAAGGTCGTGCTCGACGCCGGCAACGGCGCCGGTGGCCCGCTGACCGAGGCCATCTTCTCGCGCATGAACATCGAGGCCACCTATCTCTTCACCGAGAGCGACGGCACCTTCCCGAACCACCACCCGGACCCGACCGTCGAGGAGAACCTCGTCGACCTGATCGAGGCGGTGCGGCGCACGGGGGCCGACATCGGCATCGCATTCGATGGCGACGCCGACCGCATCGGCATCGTCGACGGCGACGGCACGATCATCTGGGGCGACTACCTGCTGCTGCTCTATGCCCGCGACGTGTTCGCGCGCACGGGCGCCGGCCAGGCGATCATCTTCGACGTGAAGTGCTCGCAGGCGCTGCCCGACGCGATCACGAAGGCGGGAGGGACGCCGGTGATGTGGAAGACCGGCCACTCCCTCATCAAGGACAAGATGAAGGAGCTGCACGCACCGATCGCCGGTGAGATGTCGGGGCACATGTTCTTCACCGAGGGCTTCTACGGCCACGATGACGCGCTCTACGCCGCCGCCCGCATCCTGCGCATCGTGGCGTCGAGCCCGGGCAGCGTCCGCGACCTGCTGGCCGACGTGCCGTCGTACTTCAGCACCCCGGAGCTGCGCGTGGACTGCCCGGACGACAAGAAGTTCGCACTCGTCCAGGCGGCGTCGGCGCACTTCCGCCAGTCGCGCGAGGTGATCGACGTCGACGGCGCCCGCGTGCTCTTCGGCGACGGCTGGGGCCTGATCCGTGCGTCCAACACGCAACCGATCGTCGTGCTGCGCTTCGAGGCACTCACGGCCGGGCGGCGCGACGCGATCCGCGCCGAGTTCAACGCCTGGTTGCGCTCGCAGGGCGTGGAGGCCTGA
- a CDS encoding NADH-quinone oxidoreductase subunit N yields the protein MTGFSFAALDLGALLLPELVVSVGGMLVLLFGVFGNEGAAHTRRVHLLAVVVTLAGLLATAMMARAVPPLGASTGPLAFDGFRWASASVILLGVLGTLVMAMEYNEGAALHAPEPPALVLFAAAGMLLLVGARDMMLIFLGIELMSLSIYVLTGLDRSRARSAEAALKYFLLGSFSTGFLLYGMALLYGSTGSTNLPAMSAAITAGNLVTDPLLIGGLALLFVGFAFKIAAVPFHMWSPDVYEGAPTPYTAFMAAGVKTAAFAAFARLLLDGLGAAYGSWHYAAWVLAAVTMVVGNVLALVQQNVKRMLAYSSVAHAGYLLVAITSHSSDGVAAIVFYALAYTLATVGAFAVVSIVSGGVERRTNLSDLAGLARTRPALATAMAVFMLSLMGFPVAGGMGFFAKWYVLRAAITAPAPQVRLAVILVLASVVSAAYYLGVIRAMFMQPPADETTGRAPVAARMTGGVVAIAAVVLLVLGVYPGPAVRWARASTLPMTPTRSVGAPSSVQASVLPDSQPVLP from the coding sequence GTGACGGGCTTCAGCTTCGCCGCGCTGGACCTCGGCGCCCTCCTCCTGCCCGAGCTGGTCGTCTCCGTCGGCGGCATGCTCGTGCTGCTGTTCGGGGTCTTCGGCAACGAGGGCGCGGCACACACGCGCCGCGTGCACCTGCTTGCCGTGGTCGTGACGCTGGCCGGACTGCTGGCCACGGCGATGATGGCGCGGGCGGTGCCGCCGCTCGGCGCCAGCACGGGACCGCTCGCGTTCGATGGCTTCCGCTGGGCGTCCGCCTCCGTGATCCTGCTCGGCGTGCTCGGGACGCTGGTGATGGCGATGGAGTACAACGAGGGCGCCGCGCTGCATGCCCCCGAGCCGCCGGCGCTGGTGCTGTTCGCCGCCGCCGGGATGCTGCTGCTCGTCGGTGCGCGCGACATGATGCTGATCTTCCTTGGCATCGAGCTCATGTCACTGTCGATCTACGTGCTCACCGGGCTCGATCGCAGCCGCGCACGCTCGGCCGAGGCGGCACTCAAGTACTTCCTGCTTGGCTCCTTCTCGACCGGCTTCCTGCTGTACGGCATGGCGCTCCTCTACGGCAGCACCGGGAGCACGAACCTGCCCGCGATGTCGGCCGCGATCACCGCCGGCAACCTCGTCACCGACCCGCTGCTGATCGGCGGGCTGGCGCTCCTCTTCGTCGGCTTCGCCTTCAAGATCGCGGCGGTGCCGTTCCACATGTGGTCCCCCGACGTGTACGAGGGGGCGCCGACGCCGTACACCGCCTTCATGGCGGCCGGCGTGAAGACGGCGGCCTTCGCCGCCTTCGCGCGCCTGCTGCTGGACGGCCTGGGCGCGGCGTATGGCTCGTGGCACTACGCGGCGTGGGTCCTTGCCGCCGTCACGATGGTGGTGGGCAACGTGCTGGCGCTGGTGCAGCAGAACGTGAAGCGCATGCTCGCCTACTCCAGCGTCGCCCACGCCGGCTACCTGCTGGTGGCGATCACCAGCCATTCCAGCGATGGCGTGGCGGCGATCGTGTTCTACGCCCTCGCCTACACCCTCGCCACCGTCGGGGCGTTCGCTGTCGTCAGCATCGTGTCGGGTGGCGTGGAGCGGCGCACGAACCTCAGCGACCTCGCCGGGCTGGCCCGCACGCGACCGGCGCTGGCCACGGCGATGGCGGTCTTCATGCTGTCGCTGATGGGGTTCCCGGTGGCCGGCGGCATGGGCTTCTTCGCGAAGTGGTACGTCCTCCGGGCCGCGATCACGGCGCCGGCCCCGCAGGTCCGCCTGGCGGTGATTCTCGTCCTCGCCAGCGTCGTGTCCGCGGCGTACTATCTCGGCGTGATCCGCGCCATGTTCATGCAGCCGCCCGCCGACGAGACCACGGGCCGTGCCCCCGTCGCCGCCCGCATGACCGGCGGCGTGGTCGCGATCGCCGCCGTCGTGCTGCTCGTCCTCGGTGTCTACCCCGGCCCGGCAGTGCGGTGGGCGCGGGCCAGCACCCTTCCCATGACCCCGACGCGCAGTGTGGGTGCGCCGTCGTCGGTCCAGGCGTCCGTGCTGCCTGATTCACAACCCGTTCTGCCATGA
- a CDS encoding NADH-quinone oxidoreductase subunit M has protein sequence MSTAADMLLPAVLLVPLLGALLVWLLPRGAADTHAGLARSVTIGLLLVTAVLAVALWFAVPEGLAQVDFPWIDEFGSRLRLAVNGVSLPMVLLTALLMPLAVIAMDHTSVSHRAASYYALVLLLTAGILGIFLAADLLLFYLCWELMLVPLYFLIGVWGSARGPAAGTTFFIYTMLGSLLMLVAVVTVAGAAGGTTYEALRVMAASRPMPVTTQLWCFGAFATAFLVKSALVPFHTWLPDAQGEGPPLAAVALGIKVGTYGLIAIAYPLFPAAGMHPTVRLVLASLGVVAVLYGSITALAQPDFRRVMSYASVAHLGFVVLGVSAFTPGSLQGALVVMVNAGITTGGMFILLGMLRERLADDRFAALGGLAKQAPAFGALAVLFALANAGLPGTNGFVGEFLVLLHSFPRFPVLVLLATAGVILAAAYLLWAVQRTFFGPPAEGAPSLRDLSLREAGVMACFVVAIVGLGLAPAPLLDRMESSLASLVTTVTESAALLPTAAAAVAP, from the coding sequence GTGAGCACCGCCGCCGACATGCTGCTGCCCGCGGTGCTGCTCGTCCCGCTGCTCGGGGCACTGCTGGTCTGGCTGCTGCCACGCGGCGCGGCGGACACGCACGCCGGGCTCGCGCGCTCCGTCACCATCGGCCTGCTGCTGGTGACAGCGGTGCTGGCCGTCGCGCTCTGGTTCGCCGTGCCGGAGGGGCTGGCGCAGGTGGACTTTCCGTGGATCGACGAGTTCGGGTCGCGGCTGCGGCTCGCGGTGAACGGTGTCTCGCTCCCGATGGTCCTGCTCACGGCGCTGCTGATGCCGCTGGCCGTCATCGCGATGGATCACACGAGCGTATCCCATCGCGCGGCCTCGTATTACGCCCTGGTGCTGCTGCTGACGGCCGGCATCCTCGGCATCTTCCTCGCCGCAGACCTGCTGCTGTTCTACCTGTGCTGGGAACTGATGCTGGTGCCGCTGTACTTCCTGATCGGCGTCTGGGGCTCGGCGCGCGGTCCCGCGGCCGGCACGACGTTCTTCATCTACACCATGCTCGGCTCGCTGCTGATGCTGGTGGCGGTGGTGACGGTGGCCGGTGCGGCTGGCGGCACCACCTACGAGGCGCTGCGCGTGATGGCCGCATCGCGGCCGATGCCGGTCACGACACAGCTCTGGTGCTTCGGCGCCTTCGCAACCGCCTTCCTCGTGAAGAGCGCGCTCGTCCCCTTCCACACCTGGCTGCCGGACGCGCAGGGTGAAGGGCCACCGCTCGCCGCGGTGGCACTCGGCATCAAGGTCGGCACCTACGGCCTGATCGCCATCGCCTACCCACTCTTCCCGGCGGCCGGCATGCACCCCACGGTGCGGCTGGTGCTCGCGTCCCTCGGCGTCGTGGCCGTGCTGTACGGCTCGATCACCGCGCTGGCGCAGCCGGATTTCCGCCGCGTGATGTCGTACGCCTCGGTGGCGCACCTCGGGTTCGTGGTGCTGGGCGTCAGCGCATTCACGCCCGGATCGCTGCAGGGGGCGCTGGTCGTGATGGTGAACGCCGGCATCACCACCGGCGGCATGTTCATCCTGCTTGGCATGCTCCGGGAGCGGCTCGCCGACGACCGCTTCGCCGCGCTCGGTGGCCTCGCGAAGCAGGCCCCTGCCTTCGGCGCGCTGGCCGTGCTCTTCGCGCTCGCCAATGCCGGCCTGCCCGGCACCAACGGATTCGTCGGCGAGTTCCTGGTGCTGCTGCACTCCTTCCCCCGGTTCCCGGTGCTCGTCCTCCTGGCCACCGCGGGCGTGATCCTCGCGGCCGCGTACCTGCTCTGGGCCGTGCAGCGGACGTTCTTCGGTCCGCCGGCCGAGGGCGCGCCCTCGCTGCGTGACCTCAGCCTGCGTGAGGCGGGCGTGATGGCCTGCTTCGTGGTGGCGATCGTCGGCCTCGGCCTCGCGCCGGCGCCGCTGCTGGATCGCATGGAATCGTCCCTCGCGTCATTGGTGACGACGGTGACCGAATCGGCCGCACTGTTGCCCACGGCCGCCGCGGCGGTGGCACCGTGA